The genomic segment CGCGCAGGTATCTATTGCCGATGCCGTAAAAACAGTTGCGGCACGCAATGGCGTGACCCATACGGGAAAGCACGAGGGCGGTATCCTTGGCGGTCTCACCGTGAGAGAGCTGCATCTTGTCAGGCGTCAGATCGTGTGAGTTGCCACCAAGCTGAGTTATTCCGCAGCCCATGGAGTTGCGCGTTCGGGTAGACTGTTCAAAGAATATCATGAACACCGTCTGGTTCTTGAGCCAGTCGGTTATCTCGCCCCTTTTCTTCTTCTCCTTCAGCTCATAAGCAACCTCGAACATCCGGTCGAGCTCCGGTTTTGTCCAATCCTGTTCGGCAATGAAATGCTTTCCTTTGAAGTTCATATATTCTCCTGATGTCGCTCATCCTGAGCTTGTCGAAGGATGAACTGGAGGGCACCTCTAAAAAACCATTGGCGTGTCATTGCGAGGGAGCGTAGTGACCGAAGCAATCTCCCTAAATCAAGTGTTTGCGGGAGATTGCCGCGCCCCTTCGGGGCTCGCAATGACAGAACAAGCAGGTTCTTAGAGATGCCCTGGAATTAAACTTTCGCTCATGGTTCGACAGGCTCACCATGAGCGAACGAACGCTGCGTAAAATGCCGCGGCCTTTACCAGATGCTCAACCGGTGTCCATTCGTTGGGCGCGTGCGCCTGTTCTTCGTTCCCGGGGCCGAATCCTATGCACGGGATGTCATGCATACCCATTATGGCAACGCCGTTCGTCGAGAACGTCCACTTGTCGGTCTTGGGTTTCACGCCAAAGAGCTCCACACAGGCCTTTTCTGCGGTAACAACGGCCTTATGATCAGGGGCTATCTTCCATGTTGGATAATATTTTTTGGTGGGGTAAACTTTTCCTGTATATGCCTCGCTTCTGTATTCGGGGACGACTATCTCTGCCGAAATTCCGTTGTCTGCGACCACTTCGCGAAGCTCTGAAATGGCCGAGCTTTCGGTCTCTCCCCATGTGAGCCTGCGATCGAGATAGATACTGCATTTATCCGGCACCGCGCAGAGCGAGGGACCTACCGACGAGACCTGCGAGACCACAACTGTCCCCTTTCCCAGGAATTCGTCGCTTTTTAACTTATCGTTGAGTTTTTCTATTCCCTTTATGATGGGGGCCATTTTATAAACGGCGTTATCGCCACGCTCCGGCGCGCTTCCGTGACACGAAAGACCGGTAACGGTCATCTCTATCTCCATACGCCCGCGGTGGCCTCTGTAGACATTAAGGCTAGTCGGTTCCGTCAAAACCACAACATCGGGCTTCAGGCCCTCTTCTTTTATAAGATACTGCCAGCAGAGGCCGTCGCAATCCTCTTCCATGACACTACCTACCATGTAAACGGTGGCGTCTTTGGCAAGCCCAAGCTCTTTGATTATCTTTCCGGCATAGACCATCGAGGCCATGCCCCCTTTTTGGTCAGCAACACCCCTCCCCCACACCTTTCCATCCTTCTCGTGGGCCTTGAAGGGTTCGAATTTCCAGAGGTCCTTGTTGCCGACATCTACCGTATCGATGTGGGCATCGAATGCTATCTTCTTTTTGCCGTTCCCTATCTGACCGACAACGCTTCCAAGCCCGTCGGTCCAGACTTTGTCGAACCCGACCTCCTTCATCTCCCTGGCGATACGTTCTACAACAGCCCTTTCGCCGCAGGAAAGTGACTTTATGGATGCGATATCTATGAGGAACTGCGCGGTATCTTTCTGATATTTTTGCGCAAGTTCTAATATTTGATTGGTCATGCGGCGGAGTTTATAGGCTAGTTTAGGTGACTTGCAAGCGGAAAATTTAGGTAACAAAAAACCCCGCGGGGGCTTTATGCCTTCCGCGGGGTTTTCCTTAACCCTTTTCAAGGACTCGAACTAAAACATCGCTTTTAATGAATCTATCGCGCTATTCGTCACTTCGGGAGCCGTCTCGACCTTCGGGAGTTCTGCCATCGGAGTAGCTACCGAACCTGTTGAGCTGAACGCGCCGGCGCTTGTCGCCGCGTAAATGCTCACAATTGAATTATTCTTGTTAACTGCAACGCTGTAGACCGCGGGGGATGAACCCATCGATTCGGATATATCCGCCCAATCATCGTCCGCGTTGTGAGAGACATAAATGCCCTTTTCGGTTCCGGCATATATATTGCTACCCTCGACCGCCAGTGAATAGACCGCGCCGGCATCTTCGCTGATATCACCCGTCTTTTTCCAGTCGGCGCCGCCAACCGTCAGCTCGGAGGCAAAAACACCTTCCGGACCTGCGGCATAGATCAGCTTCTTTCCGATGGCAAGCGCATAGACCGCCGTTCCGCTACCGATACCCCCGCCGTTAAACTCGGCCCACGATTCGCCTTTGTCTGTGCTTATCCAAACACCCTTTTCAGTCCCAGCATATATTGCACCGCCAAAACTTGCGAGGTCATTGACCACCGTAAGCGCTAAAGCATTCTGTTTGGAACATTCCCCCTTTTCGGGAAGTCCCTGGATACATGTCCTCTTGGACATATAGCCATCGACATCGTCTATATATATGAGCCCGATATCGGTGCCCATAACA from the Deltaproteobacteria bacterium CG11_big_fil_rev_8_21_14_0_20_49_13 genome contains:
- a CDS encoding YgeY family selenium metabolism-linked hydrolase, giving the protein MTNQILELAQKYQKDTAQFLIDIASIKSLSCGERAVVERIAREMKEVGFDKVWTDGLGSVVGQIGNGKKKIAFDAHIDTVDVGNKDLWKFEPFKAHEKDGKVWGRGVADQKGGMASMVYAGKIIKELGLAKDATVYMVGSVMEEDCDGLCWQYLIKEEGLKPDVVVLTEPTSLNVYRGHRGRMEIEMTVTGLSCHGSAPERGDNAVYKMAPIIKGIEKLNDKLKSDEFLGKGTVVVSQVSSVGPSLCAVPDKCSIYLDRRLTWGETESSAISELREVVADNGISAEIVVPEYRSEAYTGKVYPTKKYYPTWKIAPDHKAVVTAEKACVELFGVKPKTDKWTFSTNGVAIMGMHDIPCIGFGPGNEEQAHAPNEWTPVEHLVKAAAFYAAFVRSW